A window of the Nibribacter ruber genome harbors these coding sequences:
- the rpoB gene encoding DNA-directed RNA polymerase subunit beta: protein MATSKTTERINFASIKKVIEYPDFLDVQLKSFQDFFQLETAAENRTEEGLFKVFAENFPISDSRENFVLEFVDYHVDPPKYSVDECIDRGLTYSVPLKAKLRLICNDDDNEDFETIEQEVFLGNIPYMTEKGSFVINGAERVIVSQLHRSPGVFFAQSKHTNGTKLYSARIIPFKGSWIEFATDVNNVMYAYIDRKKKFPVTTLLRAIGYGTDKDILDLFGLSEEVKADKKTLKKVVGRKLAARVLRTWTEDFVDEDTGEVVSIDRNEVILERDSEVTEDDLDIIIDSGVKSIILHRENVNIADYTIIYNTLQKDNSNSEQEAVEQIYRQLRNTEAPDVETARDIIQKLFFSDKRYDLGDVGRYRINKKLGLDKNWEAKVLTNEDIVLIVKYLIGLINSRAVVDDIDHLSNRRVRTVGEQLYAQFGVGLARMARTIKERMNVRDNEEFKPVDLINARTLSSVINSFFGTNQLSQFMDQTNPLAEITHKRRVSALGPGGLSRERAGFEVRDVHYTHYGRLCTIETPEGPNIGLISSLCVHARVNSMGFIETPYRNVVNGKVDVTSTVKYLTAEEEDTHHIAQANARIDEEGNFVNDKVKGRFEGDFPVVEPERYTYMDVAPNQIVSVAASLIPFLEHDDANRALMGSNMQRQAVPLVKPQAPIVGTGLEGRAALDSRALVRAEGEGEVHFVDADRIIIRYDLSDAEKLVSFDAEFVTYDLIKFRRTNQDTCINLTPLVKKGEKVTLGQPLCEGYATNQGELALGRNLQVAFMPWQGYNFEDAIVISERVVRDDIFTSIHIEEFELEVRETKRGEEELTSEIPNVSEEAVRNLDENGIIRIGAEVREGDILIGKITPKGETDPTPEEKLLRAIFGDKAGDVKDASLKAPPSLNGVVIETKLFSRPKKDKNLRAKSKKEVEELKAKYNSELKAVKNVMIEKLVTLLEGKTSQGVRHRFGDEMLAKGAKFGKKNITEALFPDKNPYKDESNYAVAEEVNMFKDLILEGWTADEQTNKMLLELVKNYTKRRNTISARFKRDRFTLEVGDELPAGIVQLAKVYIAKKRKLKVGDKMAGRHGNKGVVARIVRDEDMPFLEDGTPMDIVLNPLGVPSRMNIGQIYETVLGWAGLKLGRKYATPIFDGASEDEVSAELTAAGVPRYGRTYLFDGLSGDRFDQPVTVGVIYMLKLGHLVDDKMHARSIGPYSLITQQPLGGKAQFGGQRFGEMEVWALEAFGAANVLQEILTVKSDDVIGRAKAYEAIVKGDVLPKPNIPESFNVLIHELRGLALEITLD, encoded by the coding sequence TTGGCTACAAGTAAAACGACAGAGCGGATTAATTTCGCTTCCATCAAAAAGGTCATTGAGTATCCTGACTTTTTGGATGTACAGCTGAAGTCCTTCCAGGACTTTTTCCAATTGGAAACAGCCGCCGAAAACCGCACAGAAGAAGGTCTTTTCAAAGTGTTTGCAGAGAACTTTCCCATCTCTGACTCAAGAGAGAACTTCGTTCTTGAATTCGTTGACTACCACGTTGACCCACCAAAATACTCAGTGGATGAGTGTATTGACCGCGGCCTAACGTATTCTGTTCCGTTGAAAGCAAAGCTTCGCCTCATCTGTAATGATGATGACAACGAAGATTTTGAGACAATTGAGCAAGAGGTGTTCTTAGGGAACATCCCATACATGACCGAGAAAGGCTCATTTGTGATCAATGGCGCCGAACGCGTGATTGTATCTCAGCTGCACCGTTCACCAGGTGTGTTCTTTGCGCAAAGCAAGCACACCAACGGTACCAAACTTTATTCTGCCAGAATTATTCCTTTCAAAGGATCTTGGATAGAATTCGCGACAGACGTGAACAACGTGATGTACGCGTACATTGACCGTAAGAAGAAATTCCCGGTTACCACCCTTTTAAGAGCTATCGGTTACGGTACTGACAAAGACATTCTGGACTTGTTCGGGTTGTCAGAAGAAGTTAAGGCTGATAAGAAGACCCTTAAGAAAGTTGTAGGTAGAAAGCTGGCGGCAAGGGTTCTTAGAACCTGGACCGAGGACTTCGTGGATGAGGACACTGGTGAAGTAGTTTCTATTGACCGGAATGAAGTTATCTTAGAGCGTGACTCTGAGGTAACCGAAGACGATCTGGACATCATCATTGACTCAGGTGTTAAGTCTATCATTCTTCACCGTGAGAATGTAAACATTGCAGATTACACCATTATCTACAACACCCTTCAGAAAGATAACTCTAACTCTGAGCAAGAAGCCGTAGAGCAGATCTACCGCCAGTTGCGTAACACAGAGGCGCCAGACGTTGAGACGGCCAGAGATATCATCCAGAAGTTGTTTTTCAGTGATAAGCGTTATGATTTAGGAGATGTTGGTCGTTATAGAATCAACAAGAAACTAGGTCTTGACAAAAACTGGGAAGCCAAGGTGTTGACCAATGAGGACATCGTTCTTATTGTGAAGTACCTGATTGGTTTGATTAACTCACGTGCCGTAGTGGATGATATTGACCACTTAAGTAACCGTAGAGTAAGAACCGTTGGCGAGCAGTTGTATGCGCAGTTTGGAGTTGGCCTTGCCCGTATGGCCAGAACCATCAAAGAGCGTATGAACGTCCGTGACAACGAGGAGTTCAAACCAGTAGATTTGATCAATGCCAGAACATTGTCATCTGTGATCAACTCTTTCTTTGGTACCAATCAGTTGTCTCAGTTCATGGACCAGACCAACCCGCTGGCAGAAATCACACACAAGCGTAGAGTTTCTGCACTAGGGCCAGGAGGTCTATCCAGAGAGCGTGCCGGTTTTGAGGTTCGTGACGTTCACTACACCCACTACGGCCGTCTTTGTACCATTGAAACTCCAGAGGGGCCAAACATTGGTTTGATTTCTTCTCTGTGCGTGCACGCACGTGTAAACAGCATGGGCTTTATTGAGACACCTTACAGAAATGTGGTGAACGGTAAAGTAGATGTAACGTCTACCGTGAAATACCTGACTGCTGAAGAAGAAGATACCCACCACATTGCGCAGGCCAACGCCCGCATTGATGAAGAGGGTAACTTTGTAAACGATAAAGTAAAAGGTCGTTTTGAAGGTGACTTCCCGGTGGTAGAGCCAGAGCGCTATACCTACATGGACGTTGCTCCAAACCAAATCGTATCAGTAGCTGCGTCTTTGATTCCTTTCTTGGAGCATGACGATGCTAACCGTGCCTTGATGGGATCTAACATGCAGCGCCAGGCGGTTCCTCTGGTGAAGCCACAGGCTCCAATTGTAGGAACAGGTCTAGAAGGCAGAGCCGCTTTGGACTCCAGAGCATTGGTGCGTGCTGAAGGCGAAGGGGAAGTACACTTTGTAGATGCTGACAGAATCATCATCCGTTACGACTTAAGCGATGCGGAGAAACTGGTGAGCTTTGATGCAGAATTTGTCACTTATGACTTGATCAAATTCCGTCGTACTAACCAAGACACTTGTATCAACCTGACTCCTTTGGTGAAAAAAGGAGAGAAGGTGACGTTGGGTCAACCATTGTGCGAAGGATATGCTACTAACCAAGGTGAACTTGCCCTGGGTAGGAACTTACAGGTTGCGTTCATGCCTTGGCAAGGATACAACTTTGAAGATGCGATTGTTATCTCTGAGCGCGTAGTGAGAGATGACATCTTTACTTCTATTCACATTGAAGAGTTTGAGCTGGAAGTTCGTGAGACGAAGCGTGGCGAAGAGGAATTAACCTCTGAGATCCCGAACGTGAGCGAAGAAGCCGTTCGTAACCTAGATGAGAATGGTATCATTAGAATTGGTGCCGAGGTACGTGAAGGTGATATTCTGATTGGTAAAATCACTCCTAAAGGAGAGACGGATCCAACGCCAGAGGAGAAATTGCTTCGTGCCATCTTCGGTGACAAAGCCGGTGATGTGAAGGATGCTTCCTTGAAAGCGCCGCCATCTTTGAACGGGGTAGTGATTGAGACCAAACTTTTCTCTCGTCCTAAGAAAGACAAAAACCTGCGGGCCAAGTCTAAGAAGGAAGTGGAAGAACTGAAGGCAAAATACAACAGCGAACTCAAAGCCGTGAAGAACGTGATGATTGAGAAGCTGGTAACGTTGCTGGAAGGCAAAACGAGCCAAGGTGTTCGTCACCGTTTTGGAGATGAGATGCTGGCCAAAGGTGCCAAGTTTGGTAAGAAGAACATCACTGAGGCACTTTTCCCTGACAAAAACCCTTATAAGGACGAAAGCAACTATGCCGTAGCCGAAGAGGTGAACATGTTCAAGGACTTGATCCTGGAAGGATGGACCGCAGATGAGCAGACCAACAAGATGTTGCTGGAACTGGTGAAAAACTACACCAAGCGCCGCAACACTATCTCTGCTCGTTTCAAACGCGATCGCTTTACCCTGGAGGTAGGAGATGAGTTGCCAGCTGGTATTGTGCAATTGGCCAAAGTATACATCGCTAAGAAGCGTAAGCTGAAAGTAGGTGATAAGATGGCTGGTCGTCACGGTAACAAAGGGGTTGTAGCTCGTATCGTGCGCGATGAGGACATGCCATTCCTGGAAGATGGAACGCCAATGGACATCGTGTTGAACCCGCTGGGTGTACCATCTAGGATGAACATTGGTCAGATCTACGAAACCGTATTAGGTTGGGCAGGTCTGAAACTGGGACGTAAATACGCTACGCCAATCTTTGACGGCGCTTCTGAAGACGAAGTATCTGCAGAGTTGACAGCGGCGGGCGTTCCACGTTATGGACGTACCTACTTATTTGATGGTTTAAGCGGAGATCGTTTTGACCAGCCGGTAACCGTTGGTGTGATTTACATGCTGAAACTAGGTCACTTGGTAGATGATAAGATGCACGCCCGTTCTATTGGACCATACTCCTTGATTACGCAGCAGCCATTGGGTGGTAAAGCCCAGTTTGGTGGTCAGCGTTTCGGTGAGATGGAGGTGTGGGCATTGGAGGCCTTTGGTGCCGCCAACGTTCTACAGGAAATCCTGACCGTGAAGTCTGATGACGTGATTGGTCGTGCGAAGGCCTATGAAGCCATTGTAAAAGGAGACGTGTTGCCTAAGCCAAATATCCCTGAGTCCTTTAACGTGTTAATTCACGAACTCAGAGGTCTGGCCCTGGAGATTACGCTGGACTAA
- the nusG gene encoding transcription termination/antitermination protein NusG, which yields MADLKWYVVRAVSGQEKKAKSYLENEVARHNLTEMVPQVLIPSEKVYEMRNGKKRVRERSFFPGYVLVLADLSNGEIEHLITSTPGVIGFLGSGTGKDAAKPVPLRMSEVNRILGKVDETDEQVETLETPFIVGETVKVMDGPFNGFAGTVEEVFEERRKLNVMVKIFGRNTPVELNYMQVEKEQ from the coding sequence ATGGCGGATTTAAAGTGGTATGTAGTGCGGGCTGTGTCAGGTCAGGAGAAGAAAGCAAAGTCTTATCTTGAGAATGAAGTAGCTCGTCATAATTTAACGGAGATGGTGCCGCAGGTACTTATTCCGTCTGAGAAGGTCTATGAGATGCGTAACGGCAAGAAGCGCGTGCGTGAGCGCAGTTTCTTCCCTGGATATGTGTTGGTGTTGGCAGATCTTTCTAACGGAGAGATTGAGCACTTGATCACTAGCACCCCAGGCGTTATTGGTTTCTTAGGTTCCGGAACAGGGAAAGACGCCGCTAAGCCAGTTCCATTGCGCATGTCTGAAGTAAACCGCATCTTAGGAAAGGTAGACGAGACAGACGAGCAAGTGGAGACTTTGGAGACTCCTTTCATTGTAGGTGAGACTGTGAAAGTAATGGATGGTCCATTCAACGGTTTTGCCGGTACAGTAGAAGAGGTCTTTGAAGAGCGCCGTAAATTAAATGTGATGGTGAAGATCTTTGGCCGTAACACGCCAGTAGAACTTAACTACATGCAGGTAGAAAAAGAACAGTAG
- the rplA gene encoding 50S ribosomal protein L1 translates to MARISKNRKAVLAKYDPAKEYALLEAAGVVKDITFTKFDASVDIDVRLGVDPRKADQMVRGVVTLPHGTGKDVRVLVLCTPDKEQEAKDAGADFVGLDEYIQKIEKGWTDIDVIITMPAVMAKVGRLGRILGPRNLMPNPKAGTVTTDVAKAVKEVKAGKIDFKVDKTGIIHTSIGKVSFGPEQLAENATEVLATLNRLKPSSAKGTYIRSITLSSTMSPGVVVDKNSI, encoded by the coding sequence ATGGCTAGAATTTCTAAAAACAGAAAAGCAGTTTTAGCGAAGTACGATCCTGCCAAGGAGTACGCATTGTTAGAGGCTGCGGGCGTAGTGAAGGATATTACCTTCACAAAGTTCGATGCATCCGTTGACATTGACGTGCGTTTGGGGGTTGATCCTCGCAAAGCTGATCAAATGGTAAGAGGTGTTGTGACACTTCCCCACGGAACCGGTAAAGATGTTCGTGTATTGGTACTTTGCACGCCTGACAAAGAGCAGGAAGCAAAAGATGCAGGAGCAGACTTCGTAGGTTTAGATGAGTACATCCAAAAAATTGAAAAAGGGTGGACTGACATTGATGTTATCATTACCATGCCAGCGGTAATGGCTAAAGTTGGTAGACTAGGTAGAATCCTTGGTCCACGTAACTTGATGCCAAACCCTAAAGCAGGTACTGTAACTACTGACGTTGCTAAAGCAGTGAAAGAAGTTAAAGCTGGTAAAATCGACTTTAAAGTTGATAAAACCGGTATCATTCACACTAGCATCGGGAAAGTTTCTTTTGGACCTGAGCAGCTAGCTGAGAACGCCACAGAAGTGCTTGCCACTTTGAACCGTTTGAAGCCGTCTTCTGCCAAAGGAACTTATATTAGAAGCATCACATTGTCTAGCACAATGAGCCCTGGTGTAGTGGTTGATAAAAACTCTATTTAA
- the rplK gene encoding 50S ribosomal protein L11: protein MAKEIKGYLKLQVKGGAANPSPPIGPALGSKGLNIMEFCKQFNARTQDKAGQVCPVLITIYTDKSFDFVIKTPPAPVLLMDAAKIKAGSKEPNRNKVGSVSWDQIREIAEIKMPDLNAFKIESAMKLVAGTARSMGITVSGTAPWSE from the coding sequence ATGGCAAAAGAAATAAAAGGTTATCTGAAGCTTCAGGTAAAGGGAGGCGCCGCGAATCCTTCGCCGCCGATTGGACCTGCACTTGGTTCTAAAGGCTTGAACATTATGGAGTTCTGTAAGCAATTCAACGCTAGAACTCAAGATAAAGCCGGCCAAGTATGCCCAGTTTTGATTACAATTTACACTGACAAATCATTTGACTTTGTAATTAAAACTCCACCGGCACCGGTTTTATTGATGGATGCAGCTAAAATCAAAGCTGGTTCTAAAGAGCCTAACCGTAACAAGGTTGGTTCTGTGTCTTGGGATCAGATTAGAGAGATTGCAGAAATCAAAATGCCTGACTTAAACGCATTCAAGATTGAGTCAGCAATGAAATTGGTAGCAGGTACCGCGCGCAGCATGGGAATCACAGTGTCTGGTACGGCTCCTTGGAGTGAGTAA
- the rplL gene encoding 50S ribosomal protein L7/L12: MADLKAFAEQLVNLTVKEVNELATILKDEYGIEPAAAAPVMMAGGAGGDAGAAAEEKTSFDVILKSAGASKLAVVKLVKELTGLGLKEAKELVDGAPKPLKEGVDKNEADSLKKALEEAGAEVEVK; this comes from the coding sequence ATGGCAGATTTGAAAGCATTCGCTGAGCAGTTGGTTAACTTAACTGTTAAAGAAGTTAATGAACTTGCTACGATCCTTAAGGATGAGTATGGTATTGAGCCAGCAGCAGCTGCTCCTGTTATGATGGCTGGTGGTGCTGGTGGAGACGCTGGAGCTGCTGCAGAAGAGAAAACATCTTTTGATGTTATTCTTAAGTCAGCAGGTGCTTCTAAGCTAGCAGTAGTGAAGCTAGTTAAAGAATTGACTGGCCTTGGCTTGAAAGAAGCAAAAGAACTAGTTGATGGTGCTCCAAAGCCTTTGAAAGAAGGTGTTGATAAAAACGAAGCTGATTCATTGAAGAAAGCTTTGGAAGAAGCTGGTGCTGAAGTGGAGGTTAAGTAA
- a CDS encoding M1 family metallopeptidase translates to MNHILSRSFLVLGVSLFLGGCAAKKPSALVAASEETALAIDTTALLDSVMATMGPKTSNGPYQPAAERKVDLLHTRLAVQFNWAKQQLMGEATLTLKPYFYPQTQVVLDAKGFDIHKVEVRQGKTVKALPYTYNQKQITIQLGKAYTRQDTLQLFIAYTAKPTELKITGSDAIVADQGLYFINPSGTEKGMPQQIWTQGETESSSCWFPTIDKPNERMTQEIFITIEDKFKTLSNGRLVSSKKGGSGLRTDHWKLDLPHAPYLAMMAIGEFAVVKDNWRGKEVSYWVEPAYAGTAKATFGRTPAMLEFFSQKLGVTFPWDKYAQVVVRNFVSGAMENTTASTFMEAVQQDRRELLDKNWDHIIAHELFHQWFGDYVTIESWANLPLNESFADYSEYLWAEHQYGPEEAALTHQDAFFQYLQEARSKQEPLIRYNYLDKEDMFDSHSYAKGGRVLHMLRKLVGDDAFFASLNLYLKDNKFTSVEVDELRMAFEDVTGQDLQWFFNQWFLSPGHPVLKVDKWQEGDSLKIRVAQQQDSITRPVYRLPITIETYSQGKGTRWVFEMNSRVDTFSLAATVPVEAVVIDPEQELLAQIVEEKTPQEWEKQFLNSPAYAAKSVALFHLIDEKTVTDIAMNKALADPFWKIRTLGLETLIDSDKLKESRYQNQVLALAQQDKNSQVRATAIYVLSTASDLPFASYEMGLQDSSYQVVGASIFAYAKAKGPVERLKQFLGYKNPEVVNALAASFTESTEEEMYDWYLQNSLKLKNENLYYFMQSFGAFLLRKNIDDQERGWQALLTIIDKEKVAVVKQSAFQMLLLLTETEDRKQEVAKVLEKHPDLADWMADQQ, encoded by the coding sequence ATGAACCATATCCTTTCCCGTTCCTTCTTAGTCCTGGGGGTTAGTCTCTTTCTGGGAGGCTGCGCTGCCAAAAAGCCTTCGGCCCTTGTGGCTGCCTCAGAAGAAACCGCCCTTGCCATAGATACCACCGCTCTTCTTGACTCTGTCATGGCCACTATGGGGCCCAAAACCAGCAATGGTCCGTACCAACCCGCCGCAGAGCGAAAAGTAGATTTGCTGCACACCCGTTTGGCGGTTCAGTTTAACTGGGCCAAGCAACAATTGATGGGAGAAGCCACCCTCACCCTCAAGCCCTATTTCTATCCGCAGACCCAAGTGGTCCTGGATGCCAAAGGATTTGACATACACAAGGTAGAGGTACGGCAGGGAAAGACAGTAAAAGCATTGCCCTATACCTATAACCAGAAGCAGATCACCATTCAACTAGGGAAAGCCTATACCCGGCAAGACACGCTCCAGTTGTTCATTGCCTATACCGCCAAGCCCACCGAACTCAAAATAACCGGCAGTGACGCCATTGTCGCCGACCAGGGACTTTACTTCATCAACCCATCTGGGACGGAGAAGGGAATGCCGCAGCAGATTTGGACCCAGGGCGAGACCGAATCCAGTTCCTGCTGGTTCCCTACCATTGACAAGCCTAATGAGCGCATGACCCAGGAAATCTTCATCACCATTGAAGACAAGTTTAAGACCCTTTCTAACGGACGGTTGGTGTCTTCTAAAAAAGGAGGAAGCGGCCTGCGTACGGACCATTGGAAGCTGGATCTGCCCCACGCGCCTTATCTCGCCATGATGGCTATTGGGGAGTTTGCGGTGGTCAAAGACAACTGGCGGGGAAAAGAAGTGAGCTACTGGGTAGAGCCGGCCTATGCTGGCACCGCCAAAGCAACGTTTGGCCGTACGCCGGCCATGCTGGAGTTCTTCTCTCAGAAGCTGGGCGTGACGTTTCCCTGGGATAAATATGCGCAGGTGGTGGTACGCAATTTTGTGTCGGGGGCCATGGAGAATACCACTGCGTCCACGTTCATGGAGGCCGTGCAGCAAGACCGCCGCGAACTCCTGGATAAGAACTGGGATCACATCATTGCGCATGAGTTGTTTCACCAGTGGTTCGGGGATTATGTGACCATTGAATCATGGGCCAACCTTCCCTTGAATGAATCCTTCGCAGATTACTCTGAATACCTTTGGGCCGAACATCAATATGGACCTGAGGAAGCTGCCTTGACCCATCAGGATGCCTTTTTCCAGTATTTACAGGAAGCACGGTCAAAGCAGGAACCATTGATCAGGTATAATTACCTGGACAAAGAGGACATGTTTGACAGCCATTCTTATGCTAAAGGCGGAAGGGTGCTGCACATGTTACGCAAGCTGGTAGGGGATGATGCCTTCTTTGCCTCTCTGAACCTGTACCTAAAAGATAATAAGTTCACCTCAGTGGAGGTCGACGAGCTTAGAATGGCGTTTGAGGACGTGACTGGCCAGGATCTGCAATGGTTTTTCAACCAGTGGTTTTTAAGTCCGGGACATCCGGTGCTCAAAGTAGACAAATGGCAGGAGGGGGATTCTCTGAAGATACGAGTAGCGCAGCAACAAGACAGCATTACCCGCCCCGTTTACCGGTTGCCTATTACCATAGAGACTTATAGCCAGGGCAAAGGAACCCGCTGGGTGTTTGAGATGAACAGCAGGGTAGACACCTTTTCTTTGGCCGCCACCGTGCCGGTAGAAGCGGTGGTAATAGACCCAGAGCAAGAGCTGCTTGCCCAGATCGTGGAAGAGAAAACACCACAAGAATGGGAGAAGCAGTTTCTGAACAGTCCAGCCTACGCCGCCAAGTCGGTGGCTCTTTTCCATCTTATAGACGAAAAAACGGTCACGGACATAGCTATGAACAAGGCCCTTGCAGACCCGTTCTGGAAAATAAGGACATTGGGGCTGGAGACCCTCATTGACTCAGATAAACTAAAAGAGAGCCGCTACCAGAATCAAGTGCTTGCCCTAGCGCAGCAAGATAAGAATAGCCAGGTAAGGGCCACGGCCATCTATGTATTAAGCACGGCGTCAGATTTGCCTTTCGCCAGTTATGAGATGGGCTTGCAGGATAGTTCTTATCAGGTGGTGGGTGCCTCTATCTTTGCCTATGCTAAAGCCAAGGGACCGGTGGAGCGGCTGAAGCAGTTCTTGGGATACAAAAATCCTGAGGTGGTGAATGCGCTGGCCGCCAGTTTTACAGAGTCCACTGAAGAGGAAATGTATGATTGGTACCTGCAGAATTCCTTAAAACTGAAAAACGAGAACCTGTATTACTTCATGCAGAGCTTTGGCGCCTTCCTGTTGAGAAAAAATATTGATGACCAGGAACGAGGTTGGCAAGCCCTGCTCACCATCATTGACAAGGAAAAGGTGGCTGTGGTGAAACAGTCTGCCTTTCAGATGCTTCTGTTGCTGACAGAGACCGAGGATAGGAAACAAGAGGTGGCAAAAGTGCTGGAAAAACATCCCGATTTAGCCGACTGGATGGCGGATCAACAATGA
- the tuf gene encoding elongation factor Tu: MAKEQFDRSKPHVNIGTIGHVDHGKTTLTAAITQVLANKGLAAKRDFSSIDNAPEEKERGITINTSHVEYATENRHYAHVDCPGHADYVKNMVTGAAQMDGAILVVAATDGPMPQTREHILLARQVGVPALVVFMNKVDMVDDPELLELVEMEIRELLSFYDFDGDNIPVIQGSALGGLNGDEKWVKTIDALMDAVDSYIPIPARLTDLPFLMPVEDVFSITGRGTVATGRIERGIINSGEQVDILGMGAEGLKSTVTGVEMFRKILDRGEAGDNVGLLLRGIEKTDIRRGMVICKPGSVTPHLKFKAEVYVLSKEEGGRHTPFFNNYRPQFYLRTTDVTGVITLPEGVEMVMPGDNITITVDLINKVAMEKGLRFAIREGGRTVGAGQVTEILD, from the coding sequence ATGGCTAAAGAACAATTTGATCGCTCCAAACCGCACGTAAACATCGGTACTATTGGGCACGTTGACCACGGCAAAACAACCTTGACTGCTGCTATTACTCAGGTTTTAGCGAACAAAGGTCTAGCCGCAAAAAGAGATTTCTCTTCTATTGACAACGCTCCTGAAGAAAAAGAGCGTGGTATCACTATTAACACGTCTCACGTTGAGTACGCCACTGAGAACCGTCACTACGCGCACGTTGACTGCCCAGGTCACGCTGACTACGTGAAGAACATGGTTACTGGTGCTGCCCAGATGGATGGTGCTATCTTGGTAGTTGCTGCTACAGATGGTCCAATGCCACAAACACGTGAGCACATCCTTTTGGCTCGTCAGGTAGGTGTTCCTGCTCTTGTTGTGTTCATGAACAAAGTGGACATGGTAGACGATCCAGAATTGTTAGAGCTAGTAGAAATGGAAATCAGAGAGCTTCTTTCTTTCTATGATTTCGATGGCGATAACATCCCAGTTATCCAAGGTTCAGCTCTTGGTGGCTTGAACGGAGATGAGAAGTGGGTGAAAACAATCGATGCTTTGATGGATGCAGTAGATAGCTACATTCCAATCCCAGCTCGTTTGACTGACCTTCCATTCTTGATGCCAGTTGAGGACGTGTTCTCTATCACTGGTCGTGGTACAGTAGCTACTGGCCGTATTGAGCGTGGTATCATCAACTCTGGTGAGCAAGTGGATATCTTAGGTATGGGTGCTGAAGGCTTGAAGTCTACAGTAACTGGTGTTGAGATGTTCCGTAAGATTTTGGACAGAGGTGAAGCTGGTGACAACGTAGGTCTATTGCTACGTGGTATTGAGAAAACTGATATCCGTCGTGGTATGGTTATCTGCAAGCCAGGTTCAGTAACTCCTCACTTGAAATTCAAAGCTGAAGTTTACGTTCTTTCTAAAGAAGAAGGTGGACGTCACACTCCATTCTTCAACAACTACCGTCCACAGTTCTACTTGAGAACTACAGACGTAACTGGCGTTATCACTTTGCCAGAAGGTGTTGAGATGGTTATGCCTGGTGACAACATCACTATCACTGTTGATTTAATCAACAAAGTAGCGATGGAGAAAGGTCTACGTTTCGCTATCCGTGAGGGTGGTAGAACAGTAGGTGCTGGTCAGGTAACTGAAATCCTTGACTAA
- the rplJ gene encoding 50S ribosomal protein L10, with translation MTREEKEIIVQDLSEKFAQSGFFYITDASELTVATINSFRRLCFDRGIEYKVYKNTLIRKALDTLDTDTSSMDVALKGSSGILFANGAGNGPAKLLKDFRKTGAKKPLLKGAYIDSSIYLGEEQLDALSNIKSKEELLGDLIALLQSPAKNVISALQSGGNILAGVVKTLSEREQ, from the coding sequence ATGACAAGAGAAGAAAAAGAAATCATTGTACAGGATTTGAGCGAAAAGTTTGCTCAGTCTGGATTCTTCTACATCACTGATGCTTCAGAACTGACGGTAGCCACTATCAATAGCTTCAGAAGACTTTGTTTTGACAGAGGGATTGAATACAAAGTGTACAAAAACACTTTGATCCGCAAAGCCCTAGATACTCTTGATACAGATACATCTTCAATGGATGTAGCCTTGAAAGGTTCTTCTGGGATTTTGTTTGCCAACGGTGCAGGAAACGGTCCAGCTAAATTGCTGAAAGACTTCCGCAAGACTGGCGCAAAAAAGCCGCTTTTGAAAGGTGCTTACATTGACAGCAGCATTTACTTAGGTGAAGAGCAGTTGGATGCCTTGAGCAACATCAAATCAAAAGAGGAATTACTGGGAGACCTTATCGCACTTCTTCAGTCACCAGCCAAAAACGTTATCTCTGCTCTTCAGAGCGGTGGAAACATCCTGGCCGGCGTAGTGAAGACTTTATCAGAGAGAGAACAATAA
- the secE gene encoding preprotein translocase subunit SecE produces MEKLRKFFNDTVEEMQHKVSWPTYTELQKSSILVLVGSLVFALLVGAMDLVYDSTLSWFYNQF; encoded by the coding sequence ATGGAAAAGCTGAGAAAATTTTTCAATGACACAGTAGAGGAGATGCAGCACAAAGTCTCCTGGCCAACCTATACTGAACTTCAGAAGAGTTCAATCCTGGTCTTGGTAGGGTCATTGGTATTTGCTTTACTGGTAGGTGCTATGGACTTGGTATACGATTCCACCTTGTCATGGTTTTATAACCAATTCTAA